One genomic window of Haliotis asinina isolate JCU_RB_2024 chromosome 4, JCU_Hal_asi_v2, whole genome shotgun sequence includes the following:
- the LOC137280910 gene encoding putative polypeptide N-acetylgalactosaminyltransferase 9: MLLQFLRPRRLMRLLMFLCGLFVGIIFLTAYPVPRHYKRPIQVSDSLKNTGNWSNDQTDVTYPPFVAESPPHGRGEYGRPVTVFPNHLSTEAMQTFDEGLEKNSYTQKVGEIVSVTRRLPEPGPPECQLQNHQSRHKASVIMCFHNEEWSTLLRSVHSVINRSPPHLLQEIILVDDASNLEYLGAALEKYMSTLGIVKILRTAQREGLIRARLLGYKHAMAPVLVFLDSHIECFPGWLEPLLDRIAEDPYAVPYPTIESIKPDTLSVKPHAPLSVGTFSWSNLIFRWIGIHELRTKPARSPTAPIKSATMPGGLFAISRDYFTLLGAYDPGLDYWGGENIELSFKVWMCNGSVELLPCSHVGHIFHHNNRIHWPTPGSVRRNAARVAEVWMDDYKKFFYETTGSDKVVVGDISERQELRRSLHCHDFEWYLKNVLPELPVPTDCLTVGEFWCMRDNGQIWNYHQHLYVMDGNVSLNLRYGTSWTYTQDGYLHEKTDGLCLQADKKTLTVHPCSGHRSQVWTLTPRPS, from the exons ATGTTGCTGCAGTTTCTCCGACCACGTCGACTGATGCGACTGTTGATGTTCCTGTGTGGGCTGTTTGTCGGGATCATCTTCTTGACGGCTTATCCTGTCCCAAGGCACTACAAACGACCAATTCAAGTGTCTGACTCCTTAAAGAACACTGGAAACTGGTCTAATGATCAAACTGATGTCACGTATCCTCCGTTTGTGGCTGAAAGCCCACCTCATGGACGAG GTGAGTATGGCCGCCCAGTGACCGTCTTCCCAAACCACCTTTCAACTGAAGCAATGCAGACATTTGATGAAGGCTTAGAAAAAAATAGCTATACCCAGAAAGTTGGTGAAATTGTTTCCGTGACCCGTCGACTTCCGGAACCAGGCCCTCCAGA ATGCCAGTTACAGAATCATCAGAGCAGGCACAAGGCGAGTGTCATCATGTGTTTCCACAACGAAGAGTGGTCTACCTTGCTGCGCTCCGTGCACAGTGTCATCAACCGTTCACCACCACACCTCCTCCAGGAGATTATCCTTGTTGACGATGCGTCAAACCTAG AATATCTTGGTGCAGCCCTCGAGAAGTACATGTCAACGCTGGGCATAGTGAAGATACTTAGGACCGCTCAGCGGGAGGGGCTGATAAGAGCAAGGTTGTTGGGCTACAAGCACGCGATGGCCCCTGTCCTCGTCTTTCTCGACTCACACATCGAGTGTTTTCCAG GCTGGCTTGAACCTCTGCTGGATCGGATTGCTGAGGATCCTTACGCCGTCCCCTATCCAACAATAGAGTCTATCAAGCCGGACACATTGTCAGTCAAACCCCATGCTCCCCTCAGCGTTGGGACATTCTCCTGGTCAAACCTTATCTTCAGATGGATTGGGATCCATGAACTCCGTACCAAACCCGCCCGTTCTCCGACAGCACCCATCAA ATCCGCCACAATGCCTGGTGGGTTGTTTGCGATATCCCGTGACTACTTTACTCTGCTGGGGGCCTACGACCCAGGACTGGACTACTGGGGTGGAGAGAACATCGAGCTGTCTTTCAAG GTGTGGATGTGTAACGGAAGCGTGGAGCTGCTGCCCTGCTCACATGTAGGTCACATCTTCCACCACAACAACCGCATCCACTGGCCAACCCCTGGTAGTGTGAGGAGGAACGCTGCCCGAGTGGCCGAGGTGTGGATGGATGATTACAAGAAGTTCTTCTACGAGACTACTGGATCTGACAAG GTTGTTGTTGGAGATATCTCGGAAAGACAAGAACTACGTCGGAGTCTACACTGCCACGACTTTGAATGGTATTTGAAGAACGTGCTCCCGGAACTCCCAGTGCCCACAGACTGTCTGACTGTAGGAGAG TTTTGGTGCATGCGTGACAATGGCCAGATTTGGAACTACCATCAACATCTGTACGTCATGGACGGGAATGTCTCCCTGAACCTGCGTTACGGAACAAGCTGGACGTACACTCAG GATGGGTACTTACACGAAAAGACCGATGGACTGTGTCTACAGGCGGACAAGAAGACTCTCACCGTCCACCCCTGTTCTGGACACAGGTCTCAAGTGTGGACACTCACGCCACGCCCGTCATAG
- the LOC137281511 gene encoding uncharacterized protein: MKATSEDPHLKKKLQVFLTEMLKLGTVKGFKYFASYMRGREEMVISIVNEPQTPNNSYSSEPGTPLHTTELAAGSSFTSNNLPYDKRSLMLSQRTQMSLSGLGEKGVGLPPASPSDDETQAMDDSSTVFLIAGYTRYLCPYVWVRSNHERLVRLTGGDTQEKDNPLRLKSTYKWKDNDVFIWDIIAELVKLCTYPAPRNPFAVDIPFFSTLPLSEQVLSTAAMVSFLQKVLIHTTDDKPYAAKVFEDLQLVTKCHFSAVQKLAKEGGLPILQQQQQQQQQQQQQQQQQRRKMSGSQSQLSSRKRYPSSGSQYPAQYGQYQQPAAGYNYGSHNAPSY, translated from the exons ATGAAAGCGACATCG GAAGATCCACACTTGAAGAAGAAACTGCAGGTGTTTCTGACGGAGATGCTGAAGCTGGGCACAGTGAAAGGCTTTAAGTACTTCGCTTCGTACATGAGAGGGCGTGAGGAAATGGTCATCAGCATTGTCAATGAGCCACAG ACTCCCAACAACAGCTACAGCAGTGAACCAGGCACTCCCCTGCACACTACAGAGTTAGCAGCAGGCTCCAGCTTTACCTCCAACAACCTCCCCTACGACAA gaGGTCACTGATGCTGTCTCAGCGGACACAGATGTCTCTGAGTGGTCTTGGGGAAAAGGGTGTTGGCTTGCCCCCAGCCTCCCCAAGTGATGATGAGACACAGGCAATG GATGATTCGTCTACTGTTTTCCTGATTGCCGGCTACACTCGCTACCTTTGCCCCTATGTATGGGTGCGCTCTAACCATGAACGCCTGGTGAGGCTGACCGGAGGTGACACACAGGAAAAAGACAACCCTCTCCGCCTCAAGTCCACATACAAGTGGAAGGATAATG ATGTGTTTATATGGGACATCATCGCAGAGCTGGTCAAGTTATGCACATATCCAGCTCCCCGTAATCCATTTGCCGTGGACATTCCATTCTTCTCAACTCTGCCACTCTCAGAGCAGGTGTTGTCAACTGCAGCTATGGTGTCCTTCCTGCAGAAAGTGTTGATACACACAACTGATGACAAACCCTATGCTGCTAAAG TATTTGAAGATCTCCAGTTAGTGACAAAATGTCACTTCTCAGCTGTTCAGAAACTGGCTAAGGAAGGAGGACTGCCCAtactgcagcagcagcagcaacagcaacagcagcaacagcagcagcagcagcagcaacgcAGGAAGATGAGTGGCAGCCAGTCCCAGTTGTCGTCACGTAAACGGTATCCCAGCAGTGGTAGTCAGTACCCGGCCCAGTATGGGCAGTACCAGCAGCCTGCAGCAGGCTACAACTATGGCAGTCACAATGCTCCAAGCTACTGA